A genome region from Cucumis sativus cultivar 9930 chromosome 4, Cucumber_9930_V3, whole genome shotgun sequence includes the following:
- the LOC101213396 gene encoding putative GTP diphosphokinase RSH1, chloroplastic isoform X2 translates to MRFLSSTRDGIRSFDVRYVSLECVNICKFSKGDGSSGRYDCSILSCAWKAPRVLTGFLASTTHSLHCSSFLYSKNGKRSRINSRFESINVRGWYSNEVSNHVHLGRLLKSGLLHDVCRRKKFCCSSFLSSDAFDEVSPEGLWEDLKPTISYLSPKELELVHNALKLAFEAHDGQKRRSGEPFIIHPVEVARILGELELDWETIAAGLLHDTVEDTDFVTFEKIEEEFGATVRHIVEGETKVSKLGKLKCKNECNSVQDVKADDLRQMFLAMTEEVRVIIVKLADRLHNMRTLSHMPPHKQSSIARETLQVFAPLAKLLGMYQIKSELENLSFMYTNPEDYSKVKRRVADLSKEHEKELIEAKKILMKRIQEDQFLDLMTMRTDVRSVCKEPYSIYKAVLKSQCSISEVNQIAQLRIIIQPKKGIDVGPLCSPQQICYHVLGLVHGIWTPIPRAMKDYIATPKPNGYQSLHTTVIPFLYESMFRLEVQIRTEEMDLIAERGIATHYCGGGLVTSPVRNSMPNSRSSRGKAVCLSDANIALRIGWLNAIREWQEEFVGNMSSREFVDTVTRDLLGSRVFVFTPRGEIKNLPKGATVIDYAYMIHTEVGNKMVAAKVNGNLVSPMHVLVNAEVVEIITYNALSGKSAYQRHKQWLQHAKTRSARHKIMKFLREQAALSAAEITADTITDFIADSEEESESEESPVVSTKKKPLWEKILDMVDISSTRKNLKDDFQTKNNKVSIPKVNGKHNHYVNVKLKAEGDILSMGNGVAPIMQPLYKEVLPGLDSWQISKVTSWHSLEGRSIQWLCVVCIDRRGIMGEVTTELAAAGITVCSCVAEMDRGRGLAVMLFHVEGDLESVVNACARVDTILGVLGWSTGCSWPNTVENENQKFLEC, encoded by the exons ATGAGATTTCTCTCTTCTACTAGAGATGGCATCCGCTCCTTCGATGTCAGGTATG tGTCTTTAGAATGCGTGAATATATGTAAGTTCTCGAAAGGCGATGGAAGTAGTGGTCGGTATGATTGCAGTATTCTATCGTGTGCATGGAAGGCTCCGAGGGTCTTGACGGGTTTTCTTGCAAGCACAACTCATTCTCTTCACTGCTCCTCTTTCTTATATTCaaaaaatggcaaaagaaGCAGAATAAATTCT AGATTTGAGTCTATCAATGTCAGGGGATGGTATTCGAATGAAGTTAGCAACCATGTACATCTTGGAAGATTACTTAAATCAGGCCTGCTTCATGATGTTtgtagaaggaagaaattttgttgCTCTTCATTCTTGTCTTCAGATGCCTTTGACGAGGTTTCTCCTGAAGGTTTGTGGGAG GACCTTAAGCCCACTATCTCTTATTTATCACCTAAGGAACTGGAACTGGTGCATAATGCTCTAAAG CTTGCTTTTGAGGCTCATGATGGCCAGAAAAGACGTAGTGGAGAGCCCTTCATTATTCATCCAGTTGAGGTTGCCCGAATTCTAGGGGAACTT GAATTAGATTGGGAAACTATTGCTGCTGGATTGCTCCATGACACAGTTGAAGACACAGATTTTGTTACGTTTGAGAAAATAGAAGAGGAATTTGGTGCAACTGTTCGTCACATTGTTGAAGGAGAGACTAag GTGTCTAAACTGGGTAAGTTGAAATGCAAGAATGAATGCAATTCCGTACAAGATGTAAAAGCTGATGATCTGCGACAAATGTTTCTAGCTATGACAGAAGAG GTCCGTGTGATCATTGTCAAATTAGCAGACCGCTTGCATAACATGCGCACTCTTTCACACATGCCTCCTCATAAGCAG TCCAGCATTGCAAGGGAAACATTGCAGGTCTTTGCCCCTCTTGCCAAGTTGCTGGGTATGTACCAAATCAAG TCAGAACTAGAAAACCTTTCCTTCATGTATACCAATCCTGAAGATTATTCCAAGGTCAAAAGAAGAGTTGCCGACCTTTCTAAAGAACACGAAAAAGAATTGATAGAG gcaaagaaaattttgatgaagAGGATTCAGGAAGATCAGTTCTTAGACCTTATGACTATGAGAACTGATGTTCGATCTGTATGTAAGGAGCCTTACAG CATATATAAAGCTGTTCTCAAGTCTCAATGTTCAATCAGTGAAGTTAACCAGATTGCACAG CTTCGCATTATTATACAACCAAAGAAAGGCATTGATGTTGGACCATTATGTAGCCCGCAGCAG ATTTGTTATCATGTTCTTGGACTGGTACATGGAATATGGACCCCTATTCCTAGAGCT ATGAAAGATTATATAGCAACACCGAAACCTAATGGTTATCAAAGTCTTCACACAACTGTAATCCCATTCCTTTATGAGAGTATGTTCCGGCTAGAAGTTCAG ATCAGAACTGAGGAGATGGACCTAATAGCTGAGAGAGGCATTGCTACTCATTATTGTGGGGGTGGGCTTGTAACTAGCCCAGTTAGAAACTCTATGCCCAATTCTAGAAGTTCAAGAGGGAAAGCCGTCTGTCTCAGTGATGCAAATATTGCACTCAGG ATCGGCTGGCTCAATGCTATAAGAGAGTGGCAAGAAGAGTTTGTTGGTAACATGAGCTCAAGAGAATTTGTGGACACTGTAACCAGAGATTTATTAGGCAGTcgggtttttgtttttacgcCAAGAGGAGAG ATTAAAAATCTACCCAAGGGTGCTACTGTGATTGATTATGCATACATGATACACACAGAAGTTGGTAACAAGATGGTAGCTGCAAAG GTGAATGGTAACCTTGTTTCTCCAATGCATGTTCTTGTTAATGCAGAAGTTGTTGAGATAATCACATATAAT GCGCTTTCTGGAAAATCAGCTTATCAGCGGCATAAACAATGGTTGCAACATGCAAAAACACGAAGTGCTAGACACAAGATTATGAAG TTTTTAAGGGAACAAGCTGCACTGTCAGCTGCTGAGATAACAGCAGATACCATTACCGACTTCATTGCTGATTCTGAAGAGGAAAGTGAGTCAGAAGAATCCCCAGTTGTCTCCACTAAGAAAAAACCTCTCTGGGAGAAAATTCTAGATATGGTGGATATTTCATCCACTCGGAAAAACTTGAAGGACGACTTTCAGACAAAAAACAACAAGGTATCCATTCCCAAAGTGAATGGTAAACACAACCACTACGTAAATGTAAAGTTGAAAGCAGAGGGAGATATATTATCGATGGGTAATGGGGTTGCTCCGATTATGCAACCATTATACAAGGAAGTTTTGCCTGGTTTGGATAGTTGGCAAATCAGCAAGGTTACCTCTTGGCACAGTCTTGAAGGGCGCTCTATTCAATGGCTTTGTGTTGTTTGCATAGATCGTAGAG GCATAATGGGCGAGGTTACAACAGAATTAGCAGCAGCAGGCATCACTGTTTGTTCCTGCGTG GCCGAGATGGATAGAGGAAGAGGATTAGCTGTCATGCTGTTTCATGTTGAAGGGGACCTGGAAAGTGTG GTCAATGCATGCGCAAGGGTGGACACAATCTTGGGTGTCTTGGGATGGTCGACGGGATGCAGCTGGCCGAACACAGTGGAGAACGAGAACCAGAAATTTCTAGAGTGCTGA
- the LOC101213396 gene encoding putative GTP diphosphokinase RSH1, chloroplastic isoform X1, translated as MRFLSSTRDGIRSFDVRYEIVVSLECVNICKFSKGDGSSGRYDCSILSCAWKAPRVLTGFLASTTHSLHCSSFLYSKNGKRSRINSRFESINVRGWYSNEVSNHVHLGRLLKSGLLHDVCRRKKFCCSSFLSSDAFDEVSPEGLWEDLKPTISYLSPKELELVHNALKLAFEAHDGQKRRSGEPFIIHPVEVARILGELELDWETIAAGLLHDTVEDTDFVTFEKIEEEFGATVRHIVEGETKVSKLGKLKCKNECNSVQDVKADDLRQMFLAMTEEVRVIIVKLADRLHNMRTLSHMPPHKQSSIARETLQVFAPLAKLLGMYQIKSELENLSFMYTNPEDYSKVKRRVADLSKEHEKELIEAKKILMKRIQEDQFLDLMTMRTDVRSVCKEPYSIYKAVLKSQCSISEVNQIAQLRIIIQPKKGIDVGPLCSPQQICYHVLGLVHGIWTPIPRAMKDYIATPKPNGYQSLHTTVIPFLYESMFRLEVQIRTEEMDLIAERGIATHYCGGGLVTSPVRNSMPNSRSSRGKAVCLSDANIALRIGWLNAIREWQEEFVGNMSSREFVDTVTRDLLGSRVFVFTPRGEIKNLPKGATVIDYAYMIHTEVGNKMVAAKVNGNLVSPMHVLVNAEVVEIITYNALSGKSAYQRHKQWLQHAKTRSARHKIMKFLREQAALSAAEITADTITDFIADSEEESESEESPVVSTKKKPLWEKILDMVDISSTRKNLKDDFQTKNNKVSIPKVNGKHNHYVNVKLKAEGDILSMGNGVAPIMQPLYKEVLPGLDSWQISKVTSWHSLEGRSIQWLCVVCIDRRGIMGEVTTELAAAGITVCSCVAEMDRGRGLAVMLFHVEGDLESVVNACARVDTILGVLGWSTGCSWPNTVENENQKFLEC; from the exons ATGAGATTTCTCTCTTCTACTAGAGATGGCATCCGCTCCTTCGATGTCAGGTATG aaattgtagtGTCTTTAGAATGCGTGAATATATGTAAGTTCTCGAAAGGCGATGGAAGTAGTGGTCGGTATGATTGCAGTATTCTATCGTGTGCATGGAAGGCTCCGAGGGTCTTGACGGGTTTTCTTGCAAGCACAACTCATTCTCTTCACTGCTCCTCTTTCTTATATTCaaaaaatggcaaaagaaGCAGAATAAATTCT AGATTTGAGTCTATCAATGTCAGGGGATGGTATTCGAATGAAGTTAGCAACCATGTACATCTTGGAAGATTACTTAAATCAGGCCTGCTTCATGATGTTtgtagaaggaagaaattttgttgCTCTTCATTCTTGTCTTCAGATGCCTTTGACGAGGTTTCTCCTGAAGGTTTGTGGGAG GACCTTAAGCCCACTATCTCTTATTTATCACCTAAGGAACTGGAACTGGTGCATAATGCTCTAAAG CTTGCTTTTGAGGCTCATGATGGCCAGAAAAGACGTAGTGGAGAGCCCTTCATTATTCATCCAGTTGAGGTTGCCCGAATTCTAGGGGAACTT GAATTAGATTGGGAAACTATTGCTGCTGGATTGCTCCATGACACAGTTGAAGACACAGATTTTGTTACGTTTGAGAAAATAGAAGAGGAATTTGGTGCAACTGTTCGTCACATTGTTGAAGGAGAGACTAag GTGTCTAAACTGGGTAAGTTGAAATGCAAGAATGAATGCAATTCCGTACAAGATGTAAAAGCTGATGATCTGCGACAAATGTTTCTAGCTATGACAGAAGAG GTCCGTGTGATCATTGTCAAATTAGCAGACCGCTTGCATAACATGCGCACTCTTTCACACATGCCTCCTCATAAGCAG TCCAGCATTGCAAGGGAAACATTGCAGGTCTTTGCCCCTCTTGCCAAGTTGCTGGGTATGTACCAAATCAAG TCAGAACTAGAAAACCTTTCCTTCATGTATACCAATCCTGAAGATTATTCCAAGGTCAAAAGAAGAGTTGCCGACCTTTCTAAAGAACACGAAAAAGAATTGATAGAG gcaaagaaaattttgatgaagAGGATTCAGGAAGATCAGTTCTTAGACCTTATGACTATGAGAACTGATGTTCGATCTGTATGTAAGGAGCCTTACAG CATATATAAAGCTGTTCTCAAGTCTCAATGTTCAATCAGTGAAGTTAACCAGATTGCACAG CTTCGCATTATTATACAACCAAAGAAAGGCATTGATGTTGGACCATTATGTAGCCCGCAGCAG ATTTGTTATCATGTTCTTGGACTGGTACATGGAATATGGACCCCTATTCCTAGAGCT ATGAAAGATTATATAGCAACACCGAAACCTAATGGTTATCAAAGTCTTCACACAACTGTAATCCCATTCCTTTATGAGAGTATGTTCCGGCTAGAAGTTCAG ATCAGAACTGAGGAGATGGACCTAATAGCTGAGAGAGGCATTGCTACTCATTATTGTGGGGGTGGGCTTGTAACTAGCCCAGTTAGAAACTCTATGCCCAATTCTAGAAGTTCAAGAGGGAAAGCCGTCTGTCTCAGTGATGCAAATATTGCACTCAGG ATCGGCTGGCTCAATGCTATAAGAGAGTGGCAAGAAGAGTTTGTTGGTAACATGAGCTCAAGAGAATTTGTGGACACTGTAACCAGAGATTTATTAGGCAGTcgggtttttgtttttacgcCAAGAGGAGAG ATTAAAAATCTACCCAAGGGTGCTACTGTGATTGATTATGCATACATGATACACACAGAAGTTGGTAACAAGATGGTAGCTGCAAAG GTGAATGGTAACCTTGTTTCTCCAATGCATGTTCTTGTTAATGCAGAAGTTGTTGAGATAATCACATATAAT GCGCTTTCTGGAAAATCAGCTTATCAGCGGCATAAACAATGGTTGCAACATGCAAAAACACGAAGTGCTAGACACAAGATTATGAAG TTTTTAAGGGAACAAGCTGCACTGTCAGCTGCTGAGATAACAGCAGATACCATTACCGACTTCATTGCTGATTCTGAAGAGGAAAGTGAGTCAGAAGAATCCCCAGTTGTCTCCACTAAGAAAAAACCTCTCTGGGAGAAAATTCTAGATATGGTGGATATTTCATCCACTCGGAAAAACTTGAAGGACGACTTTCAGACAAAAAACAACAAGGTATCCATTCCCAAAGTGAATGGTAAACACAACCACTACGTAAATGTAAAGTTGAAAGCAGAGGGAGATATATTATCGATGGGTAATGGGGTTGCTCCGATTATGCAACCATTATACAAGGAAGTTTTGCCTGGTTTGGATAGTTGGCAAATCAGCAAGGTTACCTCTTGGCACAGTCTTGAAGGGCGCTCTATTCAATGGCTTTGTGTTGTTTGCATAGATCGTAGAG GCATAATGGGCGAGGTTACAACAGAATTAGCAGCAGCAGGCATCACTGTTTGTTCCTGCGTG GCCGAGATGGATAGAGGAAGAGGATTAGCTGTCATGCTGTTTCATGTTGAAGGGGACCTGGAAAGTGTG GTCAATGCATGCGCAAGGGTGGACACAATCTTGGGTGTCTTGGGATGGTCGACGGGATGCAGCTGGCCGAACACAGTGGAGAACGAGAACCAGAAATTTCTAGAGTGCTGA
- the LOC101213396 gene encoding putative GTP diphosphokinase RSH1, chloroplastic isoform X5, translating into MRFLSSTRDGIRSFDVRDLSLSMSGDGIRMKLATMYILEDYLNQACFMMFVEGRNFVALHSCLQMPLTRFLLKDLKPTISYLSPKELELVHNALKLAFEAHDGQKRRSGEPFIIHPVEVARILGELELDWETIAAGLLHDTVEDTDFVTFEKIEEEFGATVRHIVEGETKVSKLGKLKCKNECNSVQDVKADDLRQMFLAMTEEVRVIIVKLADRLHNMRTLSHMPPHKQSSIARETLQVFAPLAKLLGMYQIKSELENLSFMYTNPEDYSKVKRRVADLSKEHEKELIEAKKILMKRIQEDQFLDLMTMRTDVRSVCKEPYSIYKAVLKSQCSISEVNQIAQLRIIIQPKKGIDVGPLCSPQQICYHVLGLVHGIWTPIPRAMKDYIATPKPNGYQSLHTTVIPFLYESMFRLEVQIRTEEMDLIAERGIATHYCGGGLVTSPVRNSMPNSRSSRGKAVCLSDANIALRIGWLNAIREWQEEFVGNMSSREFVDTVTRDLLGSRVFVFTPRGEIKNLPKGATVIDYAYMIHTEVGNKMVAAKVNGNLVSPMHVLVNAEVVEIITYNALSGKSAYQRHKQWLQHAKTRSARHKIMKFLREQAALSAAEITADTITDFIADSEEESESEESPVVSTKKKPLWEKILDMVDISSTRKNLKDDFQTKNNKVSIPKVNGKHNHYVNVKLKAEGDILSMGNGVAPIMQPLYKEVLPGLDSWQISKVTSWHSLEGRSIQWLCVVCIDRRGIMGEVTTELAAAGITVCSCVAEMDRGRGLAVMLFHVEGDLESVVNACARVDTILGVLGWSTGCSWPNTVENENQKFLEC; encoded by the exons ATGAGATTTCTCTCTTCTACTAGAGATGGCATCCGCTCCTTCGATGTCAG AGATTTGAGTCTATCAATGTCAGGGGATGGTATTCGAATGAAGTTAGCAACCATGTACATCTTGGAAGATTACTTAAATCAGGCCTGCTTCATGATGTTtgtagaaggaagaaattttgttgCTCTTCATTCTTGTCTTCAGATGCCTTTGACGAGGTTTCTCCTGAAG GACCTTAAGCCCACTATCTCTTATTTATCACCTAAGGAACTGGAACTGGTGCATAATGCTCTAAAG CTTGCTTTTGAGGCTCATGATGGCCAGAAAAGACGTAGTGGAGAGCCCTTCATTATTCATCCAGTTGAGGTTGCCCGAATTCTAGGGGAACTT GAATTAGATTGGGAAACTATTGCTGCTGGATTGCTCCATGACACAGTTGAAGACACAGATTTTGTTACGTTTGAGAAAATAGAAGAGGAATTTGGTGCAACTGTTCGTCACATTGTTGAAGGAGAGACTAag GTGTCTAAACTGGGTAAGTTGAAATGCAAGAATGAATGCAATTCCGTACAAGATGTAAAAGCTGATGATCTGCGACAAATGTTTCTAGCTATGACAGAAGAG GTCCGTGTGATCATTGTCAAATTAGCAGACCGCTTGCATAACATGCGCACTCTTTCACACATGCCTCCTCATAAGCAG TCCAGCATTGCAAGGGAAACATTGCAGGTCTTTGCCCCTCTTGCCAAGTTGCTGGGTATGTACCAAATCAAG TCAGAACTAGAAAACCTTTCCTTCATGTATACCAATCCTGAAGATTATTCCAAGGTCAAAAGAAGAGTTGCCGACCTTTCTAAAGAACACGAAAAAGAATTGATAGAG gcaaagaaaattttgatgaagAGGATTCAGGAAGATCAGTTCTTAGACCTTATGACTATGAGAACTGATGTTCGATCTGTATGTAAGGAGCCTTACAG CATATATAAAGCTGTTCTCAAGTCTCAATGTTCAATCAGTGAAGTTAACCAGATTGCACAG CTTCGCATTATTATACAACCAAAGAAAGGCATTGATGTTGGACCATTATGTAGCCCGCAGCAG ATTTGTTATCATGTTCTTGGACTGGTACATGGAATATGGACCCCTATTCCTAGAGCT ATGAAAGATTATATAGCAACACCGAAACCTAATGGTTATCAAAGTCTTCACACAACTGTAATCCCATTCCTTTATGAGAGTATGTTCCGGCTAGAAGTTCAG ATCAGAACTGAGGAGATGGACCTAATAGCTGAGAGAGGCATTGCTACTCATTATTGTGGGGGTGGGCTTGTAACTAGCCCAGTTAGAAACTCTATGCCCAATTCTAGAAGTTCAAGAGGGAAAGCCGTCTGTCTCAGTGATGCAAATATTGCACTCAGG ATCGGCTGGCTCAATGCTATAAGAGAGTGGCAAGAAGAGTTTGTTGGTAACATGAGCTCAAGAGAATTTGTGGACACTGTAACCAGAGATTTATTAGGCAGTcgggtttttgtttttacgcCAAGAGGAGAG ATTAAAAATCTACCCAAGGGTGCTACTGTGATTGATTATGCATACATGATACACACAGAAGTTGGTAACAAGATGGTAGCTGCAAAG GTGAATGGTAACCTTGTTTCTCCAATGCATGTTCTTGTTAATGCAGAAGTTGTTGAGATAATCACATATAAT GCGCTTTCTGGAAAATCAGCTTATCAGCGGCATAAACAATGGTTGCAACATGCAAAAACACGAAGTGCTAGACACAAGATTATGAAG TTTTTAAGGGAACAAGCTGCACTGTCAGCTGCTGAGATAACAGCAGATACCATTACCGACTTCATTGCTGATTCTGAAGAGGAAAGTGAGTCAGAAGAATCCCCAGTTGTCTCCACTAAGAAAAAACCTCTCTGGGAGAAAATTCTAGATATGGTGGATATTTCATCCACTCGGAAAAACTTGAAGGACGACTTTCAGACAAAAAACAACAAGGTATCCATTCCCAAAGTGAATGGTAAACACAACCACTACGTAAATGTAAAGTTGAAAGCAGAGGGAGATATATTATCGATGGGTAATGGGGTTGCTCCGATTATGCAACCATTATACAAGGAAGTTTTGCCTGGTTTGGATAGTTGGCAAATCAGCAAGGTTACCTCTTGGCACAGTCTTGAAGGGCGCTCTATTCAATGGCTTTGTGTTGTTTGCATAGATCGTAGAG GCATAATGGGCGAGGTTACAACAGAATTAGCAGCAGCAGGCATCACTGTTTGTTCCTGCGTG GCCGAGATGGATAGAGGAAGAGGATTAGCTGTCATGCTGTTTCATGTTGAAGGGGACCTGGAAAGTGTG GTCAATGCATGCGCAAGGGTGGACACAATCTTGGGTGTCTTGGGATGGTCGACGGGATGCAGCTGGCCGAACACAGTGGAGAACGAGAACCAGAAATTTCTAGAGTGCTGA
- the LOC101213396 gene encoding putative GTP diphosphokinase RSH1, chloroplastic isoform X3 gives MASAPSMSEIVVSLECVNICKFSKGDGSSGRYDCSILSCAWKAPRVLTGFLASTTHSLHCSSFLYSKNGKRSRINSRFESINVRGWYSNEVSNHVHLGRLLKSGLLHDVCRRKKFCCSSFLSSDAFDEVSPEGLWEDLKPTISYLSPKELELVHNALKLAFEAHDGQKRRSGEPFIIHPVEVARILGELELDWETIAAGLLHDTVEDTDFVTFEKIEEEFGATVRHIVEGETKVSKLGKLKCKNECNSVQDVKADDLRQMFLAMTEEVRVIIVKLADRLHNMRTLSHMPPHKQSSIARETLQVFAPLAKLLGMYQIKSELENLSFMYTNPEDYSKVKRRVADLSKEHEKELIEAKKILMKRIQEDQFLDLMTMRTDVRSVCKEPYSIYKAVLKSQCSISEVNQIAQLRIIIQPKKGIDVGPLCSPQQICYHVLGLVHGIWTPIPRAMKDYIATPKPNGYQSLHTTVIPFLYESMFRLEVQIRTEEMDLIAERGIATHYCGGGLVTSPVRNSMPNSRSSRGKAVCLSDANIALRIGWLNAIREWQEEFVGNMSSREFVDTVTRDLLGSRVFVFTPRGEIKNLPKGATVIDYAYMIHTEVGNKMVAAKVNGNLVSPMHVLVNAEVVEIITYNALSGKSAYQRHKQWLQHAKTRSARHKIMKFLREQAALSAAEITADTITDFIADSEEESESEESPVVSTKKKPLWEKILDMVDISSTRKNLKDDFQTKNNKVSIPKVNGKHNHYVNVKLKAEGDILSMGNGVAPIMQPLYKEVLPGLDSWQISKVTSWHSLEGRSIQWLCVVCIDRRGIMGEVTTELAAAGITVCSCVAEMDRGRGLAVMLFHVEGDLESVVNACARVDTILGVLGWSTGCSWPNTVENENQKFLEC, from the exons ATGGCATCCGCTCCTTCGATGTCAG aaattgtagtGTCTTTAGAATGCGTGAATATATGTAAGTTCTCGAAAGGCGATGGAAGTAGTGGTCGGTATGATTGCAGTATTCTATCGTGTGCATGGAAGGCTCCGAGGGTCTTGACGGGTTTTCTTGCAAGCACAACTCATTCTCTTCACTGCTCCTCTTTCTTATATTCaaaaaatggcaaaagaaGCAGAATAAATTCT AGATTTGAGTCTATCAATGTCAGGGGATGGTATTCGAATGAAGTTAGCAACCATGTACATCTTGGAAGATTACTTAAATCAGGCCTGCTTCATGATGTTtgtagaaggaagaaattttgttgCTCTTCATTCTTGTCTTCAGATGCCTTTGACGAGGTTTCTCCTGAAGGTTTGTGGGAG GACCTTAAGCCCACTATCTCTTATTTATCACCTAAGGAACTGGAACTGGTGCATAATGCTCTAAAG CTTGCTTTTGAGGCTCATGATGGCCAGAAAAGACGTAGTGGAGAGCCCTTCATTATTCATCCAGTTGAGGTTGCCCGAATTCTAGGGGAACTT GAATTAGATTGGGAAACTATTGCTGCTGGATTGCTCCATGACACAGTTGAAGACACAGATTTTGTTACGTTTGAGAAAATAGAAGAGGAATTTGGTGCAACTGTTCGTCACATTGTTGAAGGAGAGACTAag GTGTCTAAACTGGGTAAGTTGAAATGCAAGAATGAATGCAATTCCGTACAAGATGTAAAAGCTGATGATCTGCGACAAATGTTTCTAGCTATGACAGAAGAG GTCCGTGTGATCATTGTCAAATTAGCAGACCGCTTGCATAACATGCGCACTCTTTCACACATGCCTCCTCATAAGCAG TCCAGCATTGCAAGGGAAACATTGCAGGTCTTTGCCCCTCTTGCCAAGTTGCTGGGTATGTACCAAATCAAG TCAGAACTAGAAAACCTTTCCTTCATGTATACCAATCCTGAAGATTATTCCAAGGTCAAAAGAAGAGTTGCCGACCTTTCTAAAGAACACGAAAAAGAATTGATAGAG gcaaagaaaattttgatgaagAGGATTCAGGAAGATCAGTTCTTAGACCTTATGACTATGAGAACTGATGTTCGATCTGTATGTAAGGAGCCTTACAG CATATATAAAGCTGTTCTCAAGTCTCAATGTTCAATCAGTGAAGTTAACCAGATTGCACAG CTTCGCATTATTATACAACCAAAGAAAGGCATTGATGTTGGACCATTATGTAGCCCGCAGCAG ATTTGTTATCATGTTCTTGGACTGGTACATGGAATATGGACCCCTATTCCTAGAGCT ATGAAAGATTATATAGCAACACCGAAACCTAATGGTTATCAAAGTCTTCACACAACTGTAATCCCATTCCTTTATGAGAGTATGTTCCGGCTAGAAGTTCAG ATCAGAACTGAGGAGATGGACCTAATAGCTGAGAGAGGCATTGCTACTCATTATTGTGGGGGTGGGCTTGTAACTAGCCCAGTTAGAAACTCTATGCCCAATTCTAGAAGTTCAAGAGGGAAAGCCGTCTGTCTCAGTGATGCAAATATTGCACTCAGG ATCGGCTGGCTCAATGCTATAAGAGAGTGGCAAGAAGAGTTTGTTGGTAACATGAGCTCAAGAGAATTTGTGGACACTGTAACCAGAGATTTATTAGGCAGTcgggtttttgtttttacgcCAAGAGGAGAG ATTAAAAATCTACCCAAGGGTGCTACTGTGATTGATTATGCATACATGATACACACAGAAGTTGGTAACAAGATGGTAGCTGCAAAG GTGAATGGTAACCTTGTTTCTCCAATGCATGTTCTTGTTAATGCAGAAGTTGTTGAGATAATCACATATAAT GCGCTTTCTGGAAAATCAGCTTATCAGCGGCATAAACAATGGTTGCAACATGCAAAAACACGAAGTGCTAGACACAAGATTATGAAG TTTTTAAGGGAACAAGCTGCACTGTCAGCTGCTGAGATAACAGCAGATACCATTACCGACTTCATTGCTGATTCTGAAGAGGAAAGTGAGTCAGAAGAATCCCCAGTTGTCTCCACTAAGAAAAAACCTCTCTGGGAGAAAATTCTAGATATGGTGGATATTTCATCCACTCGGAAAAACTTGAAGGACGACTTTCAGACAAAAAACAACAAGGTATCCATTCCCAAAGTGAATGGTAAACACAACCACTACGTAAATGTAAAGTTGAAAGCAGAGGGAGATATATTATCGATGGGTAATGGGGTTGCTCCGATTATGCAACCATTATACAAGGAAGTTTTGCCTGGTTTGGATAGTTGGCAAATCAGCAAGGTTACCTCTTGGCACAGTCTTGAAGGGCGCTCTATTCAATGGCTTTGTGTTGTTTGCATAGATCGTAGAG GCATAATGGGCGAGGTTACAACAGAATTAGCAGCAGCAGGCATCACTGTTTGTTCCTGCGTG GCCGAGATGGATAGAGGAAGAGGATTAGCTGTCATGCTGTTTCATGTTGAAGGGGACCTGGAAAGTGTG GTCAATGCATGCGCAAGGGTGGACACAATCTTGGGTGTCTTGGGATGGTCGACGGGATGCAGCTGGCCGAACACAGTGGAGAACGAGAACCAGAAATTTCTAGAGTGCTGA